A part of Synchiropus splendidus isolate RoL2022-P1 chromosome 19, RoL_Sspl_1.0, whole genome shotgun sequence genomic DNA contains:
- the LOC128750800 gene encoding transmembrane protein 184B-like isoform X4 — protein sequence MNPIWRRDIPLTERLGNDSPSGLSPGSPGTAAPQVSNSSWAPDVPVVTPEQPFFLMTSTAQTISGFFVWTALLITCHQIYMHLRYYSSPNEQRHIVRILFIVPIYAFDSWLSLLFFTNEEYYVYFDTVRDCYEAFVIYNFLSLCYEYLGGESAIMAEIRGKPIESSCVYGTCCLWGKTYSIGFLRFCKQATLQFCVVKPLMAVITVLLQAFGKYRDGDFNVASGYLYVTIIYNISVSLSLYALFLFYFATRELLVPYSPVLKFFMVKSVIFLSFWQGMLLAILEKCGAIPRIKSSDFSVGEGTVAAGYQNFIICIEMFFAAVALRHAFTYKVYMDKRLDSYGRCAPMKSISSSLKETMNPGDMVQDAIHNFSPAYQQYTQQSTLERGGGPPLSRSHSNISTRADNEKTLLLSSDDEF from the exons ATGAATCCAATATGGAGGCGAGACATTCCTCTGACAGAGAGGCTGGGCAATGACTCCCCTTCAGGCCTGAGCCCGGGGAGCCCGGGCACCGCCGCCCCTCAGGTGTCCAACTCTTCCTGGGCACCAGATGTCCCGGTTGTCACGCCGGAGCAGCCCTTCTTCCTCATGACCTCCACCGCCCAGACCATATCGGGCTTCTTCGTTTGGACCGCGCTTCTGATCACGTGCCACCAG ATCTACATGCACCTTCGTTACTACAGCTCTCCCAACGAGCAGAGGCACATCGTGAGGATCCTCTTCATCGTCCCCATCTATGCCTTCGACTCCTGGCTCAGCCTCCTGTTCTTCACCAACGAAGAGTACTATGTCTATTTCGACACAGTCCGAGACTGCTACGAAG CCTTTGTTATCTACAACTTCCTGAGTCTGTGTTACGAGTACCTGGGCGGAGAGAGCGCCATCATGGCTGAGATCCGAGGGAAGCCCATCGA GTCCAGCTGCGTGTACGGAACCTGCTGCCTGTGGGGGAAGACCTACTCCATCGGCTTCCTCAGGTTCTGCAAACAG GCGACGCTGCAGTTTTGCGTGGTGAAGCCGCTGATGGCCGTCATCACCGTCCTCCTCCAGGCGTTTGGGAAGTACAGAGATGGAGACTTCAA CGTCGCCAGCGGTTACCTGTACGTCACCATCATCTACAACATCTCCGTCAGCCTGTCGCTCTACGccctcttcctcttctactTCGCCACTCGAGAGCTGCTGGTGCCCTACAGCCCCGTGCTCAAGTTCTTCATGGTCAAGTCGgtcatcttcctctccttctggCAGG GAATGCTGCTCGCCATCCTGGAGAAGTGCGGCGCCATCCCCCGCATCAAGTCCAGCGACTTCTCCGTGGGCGAGGGGACGGTCGCCGCCGGCTACCAGAACTTCATCATCTGCATCGAGATGTTCTTCGCTGCCGTCGCTCTGCGCCATGCTTTCACCTACAAGGTGTACATGGACAAGAGGCTGGACTCTTACG GCCGCTGTGCCCCCATGAAGAGCATCTCCAGCAGCCTGAAGGAGACCATGAACCCCGGCGACATGGTCCAGGATGCCATCCACAACTTCTCGCCGGCGTACCAGCAGTACACACAGCAGTCGACGCTGGAGCGCGGCGGCGGGCCCCCGCTCTCCCGCAGCCACAGCAACATCAGCACCCGCGCAGACAACGAGAAGACGCTCCTGCTCAGCTCTGACGACGAGTTCTGA
- the LOC128750800 gene encoding transmembrane protein 184B-like isoform X3 → MNPIWRRDIPLTERLGNDSPSGLSPGSPGTAAPQVSNSSWAPDVPVVTPEQPFFLMTSTAQTISGFFVWTALLITCHQIYMHLRYYSSPNEQRHIVRILFIVPIYAFDSWLSLLFFTNEEYYVYFDTVRDCYEAFVIYNFLSLCYEYLGGESAIMAEIRGKPIESSCVYGTCCLWGKTYSIGFLRFCKQATLQFCVVKPLMAVITVLLQAFGKYRDGDFNVASGYLYVTIIYNISVSLSLYALFLFYFATRELLVPYSPVLKFFMVKSVIFLSFWQGMLLAILEKCGAIPRIKSSDFSVGEGTVAAGYQNFIICIEMFFAAVALRHAFTYKVYMDKRLDSYGSFPIYGQYGRCAPMKSISSSLKETMNPGDMVQDAIHNFSPAYQQYTQQSTLERGGGPPLSRSHSNISTRADNEKTLLLSSDDEF, encoded by the exons ATGAATCCAATATGGAGGCGAGACATTCCTCTGACAGAGAGGCTGGGCAATGACTCCCCTTCAGGCCTGAGCCCGGGGAGCCCGGGCACCGCCGCCCCTCAGGTGTCCAACTCTTCCTGGGCACCAGATGTCCCGGTTGTCACGCCGGAGCAGCCCTTCTTCCTCATGACCTCCACCGCCCAGACCATATCGGGCTTCTTCGTTTGGACCGCGCTTCTGATCACGTGCCACCAG ATCTACATGCACCTTCGTTACTACAGCTCTCCCAACGAGCAGAGGCACATCGTGAGGATCCTCTTCATCGTCCCCATCTATGCCTTCGACTCCTGGCTCAGCCTCCTGTTCTTCACCAACGAAGAGTACTATGTCTATTTCGACACAGTCCGAGACTGCTACGAAG CCTTTGTTATCTACAACTTCCTGAGTCTGTGTTACGAGTACCTGGGCGGAGAGAGCGCCATCATGGCTGAGATCCGAGGGAAGCCCATCGA GTCCAGCTGCGTGTACGGAACCTGCTGCCTGTGGGGGAAGACCTACTCCATCGGCTTCCTCAGGTTCTGCAAACAG GCGACGCTGCAGTTTTGCGTGGTGAAGCCGCTGATGGCCGTCATCACCGTCCTCCTCCAGGCGTTTGGGAAGTACAGAGATGGAGACTTCAA CGTCGCCAGCGGTTACCTGTACGTCACCATCATCTACAACATCTCCGTCAGCCTGTCGCTCTACGccctcttcctcttctactTCGCCACTCGAGAGCTGCTGGTGCCCTACAGCCCCGTGCTCAAGTTCTTCATGGTCAAGTCGgtcatcttcctctccttctggCAGG GAATGCTGCTCGCCATCCTGGAGAAGTGCGGCGCCATCCCCCGCATCAAGTCCAGCGACTTCTCCGTGGGCGAGGGGACGGTCGCCGCCGGCTACCAGAACTTCATCATCTGCATCGAGATGTTCTTCGCTGCCGTCGCTCTGCGCCATGCTTTCACCTACAAGGTGTACATGGACAAGAGGCTGGACTCTTACG GCTCTTTTCCTATCTATGGACAGTACG GCCGCTGTGCCCCCATGAAGAGCATCTCCAGCAGCCTGAAGGAGACCATGAACCCCGGCGACATGGTCCAGGATGCCATCCACAACTTCTCGCCGGCGTACCAGCAGTACACACAGCAGTCGACGCTGGAGCGCGGCGGCGGGCCCCCGCTCTCCCGCAGCCACAGCAACATCAGCACCCGCGCAGACAACGAGAAGACGCTCCTGCTCAGCTCTGACGACGAGTTCTGA
- the LOC128750800 gene encoding transmembrane protein 184B-like isoform X1: MNPIWRRDIPLTERLGNDSPSGLSPGSPGTAAPQVSNSSWAPDVPVVTPEQPFFLMTSTAQTISGFFVWTALLITCHQIYMHLRYYSSPNEQRHIVRILFIVPIYAFDSWLSLLFFTNEEYYVYFDTVRDCYEAFVIYNFLSLCYEYLGGESAIMAEIRGKPIESSCVYGTCCLWGKTYSIGFLRFCKQVWSAALPVPFVLQDLVCPQATLQFCVVKPLMAVITVLLQAFGKYRDGDFNVASGYLYVTIIYNISVSLSLYALFLFYFATRELLVPYSPVLKFFMVKSVIFLSFWQGMLLAILEKCGAIPRIKSSDFSVGEGTVAAGYQNFIICIEMFFAAVALRHAFTYKVYMDKRLDSYGSFPIYGQYGRCAPMKSISSSLKETMNPGDMVQDAIHNFSPAYQQYTQQSTLERGGGPPLSRSHSNISTRADNEKTLLLSSDDEF, encoded by the exons ATGAATCCAATATGGAGGCGAGACATTCCTCTGACAGAGAGGCTGGGCAATGACTCCCCTTCAGGCCTGAGCCCGGGGAGCCCGGGCACCGCCGCCCCTCAGGTGTCCAACTCTTCCTGGGCACCAGATGTCCCGGTTGTCACGCCGGAGCAGCCCTTCTTCCTCATGACCTCCACCGCCCAGACCATATCGGGCTTCTTCGTTTGGACCGCGCTTCTGATCACGTGCCACCAG ATCTACATGCACCTTCGTTACTACAGCTCTCCCAACGAGCAGAGGCACATCGTGAGGATCCTCTTCATCGTCCCCATCTATGCCTTCGACTCCTGGCTCAGCCTCCTGTTCTTCACCAACGAAGAGTACTATGTCTATTTCGACACAGTCCGAGACTGCTACGAAG CCTTTGTTATCTACAACTTCCTGAGTCTGTGTTACGAGTACCTGGGCGGAGAGAGCGCCATCATGGCTGAGATCCGAGGGAAGCCCATCGA GTCCAGCTGCGTGTACGGAACCTGCTGCCTGTGGGGGAAGACCTACTCCATCGGCTTCCTCAGGTTCTGCAAACAGGTTTGGTCCGCAGCGCTGCCAGTCCCATTTGTGCTACAGGATTTGGTTTGTCCTCAGGCGACGCTGCAGTTTTGCGTGGTGAAGCCGCTGATGGCCGTCATCACCGTCCTCCTCCAGGCGTTTGGGAAGTACAGAGATGGAGACTTCAA CGTCGCCAGCGGTTACCTGTACGTCACCATCATCTACAACATCTCCGTCAGCCTGTCGCTCTACGccctcttcctcttctactTCGCCACTCGAGAGCTGCTGGTGCCCTACAGCCCCGTGCTCAAGTTCTTCATGGTCAAGTCGgtcatcttcctctccttctggCAGG GAATGCTGCTCGCCATCCTGGAGAAGTGCGGCGCCATCCCCCGCATCAAGTCCAGCGACTTCTCCGTGGGCGAGGGGACGGTCGCCGCCGGCTACCAGAACTTCATCATCTGCATCGAGATGTTCTTCGCTGCCGTCGCTCTGCGCCATGCTTTCACCTACAAGGTGTACATGGACAAGAGGCTGGACTCTTACG GCTCTTTTCCTATCTATGGACAGTACG GCCGCTGTGCCCCCATGAAGAGCATCTCCAGCAGCCTGAAGGAGACCATGAACCCCGGCGACATGGTCCAGGATGCCATCCACAACTTCTCGCCGGCGTACCAGCAGTACACACAGCAGTCGACGCTGGAGCGCGGCGGCGGGCCCCCGCTCTCCCGCAGCCACAGCAACATCAGCACCCGCGCAGACAACGAGAAGACGCTCCTGCTCAGCTCTGACGACGAGTTCTGA
- the LOC128750800 gene encoding transmembrane protein 184B-like isoform X2 yields the protein MNPIWRRDIPLTERLGNDSPSGLSPGSPGTAAPQVSNSSWAPDVPVVTPEQPFFLMTSTAQTISGFFVWTALLITCHQIYMHLRYYSSPNEQRHIVRILFIVPIYAFDSWLSLLFFTNEEYYVYFDTVRDCYEAFVIYNFLSLCYEYLGGESAIMAEIRGKPIESSCVYGTCCLWGKTYSIGFLRFCKQVWSAALPVPFVLQDLVCPQATLQFCVVKPLMAVITVLLQAFGKYRDGDFNVASGYLYVTIIYNISVSLSLYALFLFYFATRELLVPYSPVLKFFMVKSVIFLSFWQGMLLAILEKCGAIPRIKSSDFSVGEGTVAAGYQNFIICIEMFFAAVALRHAFTYKVYMDKRLDSYGRCAPMKSISSSLKETMNPGDMVQDAIHNFSPAYQQYTQQSTLERGGGPPLSRSHSNISTRADNEKTLLLSSDDEF from the exons ATGAATCCAATATGGAGGCGAGACATTCCTCTGACAGAGAGGCTGGGCAATGACTCCCCTTCAGGCCTGAGCCCGGGGAGCCCGGGCACCGCCGCCCCTCAGGTGTCCAACTCTTCCTGGGCACCAGATGTCCCGGTTGTCACGCCGGAGCAGCCCTTCTTCCTCATGACCTCCACCGCCCAGACCATATCGGGCTTCTTCGTTTGGACCGCGCTTCTGATCACGTGCCACCAG ATCTACATGCACCTTCGTTACTACAGCTCTCCCAACGAGCAGAGGCACATCGTGAGGATCCTCTTCATCGTCCCCATCTATGCCTTCGACTCCTGGCTCAGCCTCCTGTTCTTCACCAACGAAGAGTACTATGTCTATTTCGACACAGTCCGAGACTGCTACGAAG CCTTTGTTATCTACAACTTCCTGAGTCTGTGTTACGAGTACCTGGGCGGAGAGAGCGCCATCATGGCTGAGATCCGAGGGAAGCCCATCGA GTCCAGCTGCGTGTACGGAACCTGCTGCCTGTGGGGGAAGACCTACTCCATCGGCTTCCTCAGGTTCTGCAAACAGGTTTGGTCCGCAGCGCTGCCAGTCCCATTTGTGCTACAGGATTTGGTTTGTCCTCAGGCGACGCTGCAGTTTTGCGTGGTGAAGCCGCTGATGGCCGTCATCACCGTCCTCCTCCAGGCGTTTGGGAAGTACAGAGATGGAGACTTCAA CGTCGCCAGCGGTTACCTGTACGTCACCATCATCTACAACATCTCCGTCAGCCTGTCGCTCTACGccctcttcctcttctactTCGCCACTCGAGAGCTGCTGGTGCCCTACAGCCCCGTGCTCAAGTTCTTCATGGTCAAGTCGgtcatcttcctctccttctggCAGG GAATGCTGCTCGCCATCCTGGAGAAGTGCGGCGCCATCCCCCGCATCAAGTCCAGCGACTTCTCCGTGGGCGAGGGGACGGTCGCCGCCGGCTACCAGAACTTCATCATCTGCATCGAGATGTTCTTCGCTGCCGTCGCTCTGCGCCATGCTTTCACCTACAAGGTGTACATGGACAAGAGGCTGGACTCTTACG GCCGCTGTGCCCCCATGAAGAGCATCTCCAGCAGCCTGAAGGAGACCATGAACCCCGGCGACATGGTCCAGGATGCCATCCACAACTTCTCGCCGGCGTACCAGCAGTACACACAGCAGTCGACGCTGGAGCGCGGCGGCGGGCCCCCGCTCTCCCGCAGCCACAGCAACATCAGCACCCGCGCAGACAACGAGAAGACGCTCCTGCTCAGCTCTGACGACGAGTTCTGA